A DNA window from Pseudoalteromonas spongiae UST010723-006 contains the following coding sequences:
- a CDS encoding YfcC family protein, with the protein MPKTLKVPHTLVLLLAMMFVAYLATWIVPQGFFDTVETANGRQAVVPGTYQVATESHYLTPWDFLTAIPRAFAAAQDVIFFVLIVGGVLAIARATGTVDALIGRLLEKHGDKPQKLIFAVVFCFALASSAIGTAGEYIPFVLILVALCKAMRLDAMTAVGMIVAGYGIGYGVSAFNPFTVLIAQQIAEVPVYSGLWLRLAIFVPFVLLGFHHVWSYTKQVQVDPSRSLMAGIPCPLEGKETHDYPKLNRRHQLVLLSFIATLVIAVWGIATKGWYLYELGGLFVAWGLVITVLGKLDANTAANKFIEGTSDLVTTAILIGVARGIALILDDGKILHSLVYGMSLPLSYVSAEISAVGMLVIQTLLNTFIPSGSGQAYVTMPLMAPLGDLVGVPRQVAVLAYQFGDGFSNMIIPTNAVLMGIIGMAGVPYGQWFKFCLPLLVKLMIAASVVLIAATFFGYGLDVQPQIAGVESQVTANS; encoded by the coding sequence ATGCCTAAGACATTGAAAGTACCTCATACGCTGGTTTTGCTACTAGCGATGATGTTTGTCGCTTATCTTGCTACTTGGATTGTACCCCAAGGCTTTTTTGATACCGTAGAAACAGCAAATGGCCGCCAAGCCGTTGTTCCTGGCACTTATCAAGTTGCCACTGAAAGTCATTACCTTACCCCTTGGGACTTTCTAACGGCAATTCCACGGGCATTTGCCGCTGCACAGGATGTTATCTTTTTTGTGTTAATTGTGGGTGGTGTACTCGCAATTGCACGTGCTACAGGCACAGTAGATGCATTAATTGGCCGTTTATTAGAAAAACATGGCGATAAGCCGCAAAAACTCATTTTTGCCGTAGTCTTTTGTTTTGCTCTTGCCTCAAGTGCAATTGGCACAGCGGGCGAATACATTCCATTTGTACTTATTTTAGTGGCATTATGTAAAGCCATGCGCCTTGATGCGATGACGGCGGTCGGTATGATTGTTGCCGGCTATGGCATCGGTTATGGCGTATCTGCGTTTAATCCGTTTACTGTATTAATCGCCCAACAGATTGCAGAAGTTCCTGTGTATTCGGGCTTATGGCTACGTTTAGCGATTTTCGTGCCGTTCGTTTTACTTGGTTTTCATCATGTTTGGTCATACACCAAACAAGTACAAGTGGATCCATCTCGCTCGTTAATGGCAGGCATTCCTTGCCCATTAGAAGGCAAAGAAACCCATGACTATCCAAAACTTAATCGTCGCCACCAATTGGTACTACTTAGCTTTATCGCAACATTAGTAATTGCCGTTTGGGGTATTGCCACAAAAGGCTGGTACTTATATGAACTTGGCGGCTTATTTGTTGCTTGGGGCCTAGTTATCACTGTATTAGGTAAACTTGATGCGAATACCGCTGCTAACAAATTTATTGAAGGTACCTCTGATTTAGTAACCACTGCAATTTTAATCGGTGTTGCACGCGGTATCGCACTCATTTTAGACGACGGTAAAATTCTGCACAGCCTAGTGTACGGTATGAGTTTACCGCTTTCTTATGTGAGCGCAGAAATATCAGCTGTTGGTATGCTTGTTATTCAAACTCTGCTAAATACCTTTATTCCATCGGGTTCAGGTCAAGCGTACGTTACTATGCCGCTAATGGCACCGCTTGGTGATTTAGTTGGTGTACCACGCCAAGTTGCGGTACTTGCGTATCAATTTGGCGATGGCTTCTCAAATATGATTATTCCAACTAATGCGGTATTAATGGGGATCATCGGTATGGCCGGTGTACCTTATGGTCAGTGGTTTAAGTTCTGCTTACCGTTATTGGTGAAACTAATGATTGCAGCCTCTGTAGTACTAATCGCTGCCACTTTCTTTGGTTATGGTTTAGATGTGCAACCACAGATTGCAGGGGTTGAGAGCCAAGTTACAGCAAATAGCTGA
- a CDS encoding Hpt domain-containing protein: MDEPESELVTLNSSVMIELIGNDLAKIKQFQIDFLGQANEYFKKLAGAYNQNQFENLKEHAHFLKTSANAIGAEKTGHYLATIEAFALKKDKPALKELILKLKSELKTLAGEIRK; encoded by the coding sequence ATGGATGAACCAGAAAGTGAATTAGTAACTTTAAATTCTTCTGTGATGATTGAGTTAATTGGTAATGACTTAGCAAAGATTAAGCAATTCCAAATAGACTTTTTGGGTCAGGCGAATGAGTATTTCAAGAAACTCGCAGGGGCATACAATCAAAATCAATTTGAAAATCTAAAAGAACATGCACATTTCTTAAAAACGTCAGCAAACGCTATTGGTGCTGAAAAAACCGGTCATTATCTTGCCACCATAGAAGCTTTCGCCTTGAAAAAAGACAAACCCGCTTTAAAGGAGTTGATTCTAAAACTCAAATCTGAGCTCAAAACATTAGCTGGAGAAATACGGAAATGA
- a CDS encoding class I SAM-dependent methyltransferase, producing the protein MKPALSLQNTIQPHSWYDFPHGEYLKQEIEQIFTPWLNRIFGYHLLKIGELSAELDTSACVIKHQVNVANSSKAGVRAHIDELPFSEQTVDGCILSHGLEYLTDPHHCLREVHRVLMPGGYLVLSGFNPFSFCGLARILPFAKQKLPWSGRFFTPARVKDWLHLLGFEVVFEERAIYSSLARGKRLSRFAAWQSFCQHYLKPTGSVYVIVARKRVAPLTPIKPKWHARPQFNPAVRGVGLRSTPRNASISSKRESS; encoded by the coding sequence TTGAAACCAGCGCTAAGTTTACAAAATACCATTCAACCCCATTCTTGGTATGATTTTCCCCATGGCGAATACTTAAAACAAGAAATCGAGCAAATCTTCACGCCGTGGTTAAACCGAATTTTTGGCTATCACTTGCTCAAAATAGGTGAGCTGAGCGCTGAGTTAGATACCTCTGCGTGTGTTATTAAACACCAAGTAAATGTCGCAAACTCGAGTAAAGCCGGAGTAAGAGCGCACATTGATGAATTACCTTTTTCTGAACAAACAGTCGATGGCTGCATATTAAGTCATGGCTTGGAGTATTTAACCGACCCACACCACTGCTTACGAGAAGTGCATAGAGTATTAATGCCTGGCGGCTACTTAGTGCTTAGCGGGTTTAATCCATTTAGCTTTTGTGGCTTGGCGCGCATACTGCCTTTTGCCAAGCAAAAGTTACCGTGGAGTGGGCGCTTTTTTACCCCAGCACGAGTAAAAGACTGGTTACATTTATTAGGGTTCGAAGTGGTATTTGAAGAACGAGCGATTTACTCATCGCTTGCTCGCGGTAAGCGGCTATCGCGTTTTGCAGCGTGGCAATCGTTTTGCCAACATTATTTAAAACCGACGGGTAGTGTATACGTGATTGTGGCAAGAAAACGTGTTGCGCCATTAACGCCGATTAAACCAAAATGGCATGCTCGTCCGCAATTTAATCCAGCGGTAAGAGGTGTAGGGCTCAGAAGCACTCCTCGAAATGCTTCTATTAGCTCAAAACGTGAATCTAGTTAA
- the queE gene encoding 7-carboxy-7-deazaguanine synthase QueE, protein MYKINEVFETIQGEASYTGCPSIFIRLQGCPVGCAWCDTKQTWHTDDTYLVDLSDTVEKKADSDYFANCTAEQILALIRDKQYQAKHIVITGGEPCMYDLNPLCDLLHENGFSTQIETSGTFDILAPATTWVTVSPKINMRGGYKVLKSAMQRANEIKHPVAMMRHVEELEELFAEAGHTPELVYLQPISQKAKATRLAIEVCKAKNWRLSVQVHKYIGIA, encoded by the coding sequence TTGTACAAAATTAACGAAGTATTCGAAACCATTCAAGGTGAGGCAAGTTACACAGGTTGCCCATCTATATTTATTCGCTTGCAAGGGTGTCCTGTGGGATGTGCTTGGTGCGACACTAAGCAAACATGGCATACGGACGATACTTATTTAGTTGATCTTTCTGACACAGTTGAAAAGAAAGCTGACTCGGATTATTTTGCTAATTGTACCGCAGAACAAATTCTTGCGCTAATTCGCGACAAGCAATATCAAGCAAAGCATATTGTGATCACTGGTGGTGAGCCATGCATGTACGACTTAAACCCGCTTTGTGACTTACTTCATGAAAACGGGTTTTCTACGCAAATTGAAACCAGCGGCACATTTGACATTTTAGCGCCAGCAACAACGTGGGTAACGGTGTCACCAAAAATTAATATGCGTGGTGGCTATAAAGTACTAAAAAGCGCCATGCAACGTGCTAACGAGATTAAACATCCAGTCGCAATGATGCGCCATGTTGAAGAGTTAGAAGAGCTGTTTGCTGAAGCAGGGCATACACCAGAACTCGTTTATTTACAGCCTATTAGTCAAAAGGCAAAGGCGACGCGCTTAGCAATTGAAGTATGTAAGGCTAAAAACTGGCGCTTATCGGTGCAAGTGCATAAGTATATTGGTATTGCTTAA
- a CDS encoding ATP-binding protein has translation MVSNKYYIRTDVDLRITEVNKLVESLLSASQDSILGQNLRLFFSQIEAKEYRSIVTFGSTVLEFTCCEVPNGYVFVFVDISSDPLANSDMDFVEQALNSSDIGVWCYDHETKEFNCTKTFKRLLEIPLDSIVSLKDLLQLVHADDKELFPLFFENHLHFQIPLQFEFRSNTREEKWFSLKGEYINNDQIRSIVGTIVDSSYEKEMVIALNEANESKQLAIEAGKIGTWNGILDNHVWRWQWDSQANDIFKMNSEDIGNLEKWINCLHPDDKDKVVNDLENSLRTGEEFISTYRSVLHNGELVYIFAQGRVGKDVHGESYRIDGVCIDQTKFYKAQLDLQQLNADLEERVERRTKDLNIALDKAQRASEIKSNFLAMMSHELRTPLNGIIGSLDLLENARLNHECLDLVKTASISANNLIAILNDVLDINKIEAGKLEIDHELFDVTEVIHQVIITFAAKAKEKNIRLSVFESSLPKNHFLGDDNRLRQILLNLVGNAIKFTGNNAKKENFINVDVSYNTINEYQVECIISVTDSGIGIKDDVIDKLFTPFTQAEKSTTRQFGGTGLGLSICGKLIDLMGGEINVSSEFGLGSEFKLKIPFWVDTNTEVTKPCTLMQLVSIGVGTYEEQYFQKLLNSTVTLCNQILIEEQSQFANVMTNINTIFIVSNTRLFSTLIQQLPKFVRFFIYTSENNRNSLEAAAPHLLIHTTQPMTSYALKQVLFESIDDDEIDDELDLEIETFDAPLVSDVNHDILLVEDNPFNQKLLRKQLQAIGLECDIADNGERGYQSWKKNRYKLILTDCHMPDVDGYEMTKLIRMEETQLGVKAVPIIAVTGATMNDDVAYCKSIGMDDFLSKPVKLKDIQTIVEKWYG, from the coding sequence ATGGTTTCAAATAAATACTACATTCGCACTGATGTTGATTTAAGAATAACCGAGGTAAACAAGCTTGTTGAGAGTTTATTGTCGGCATCTCAAGATTCAATTTTAGGTCAGAATCTAAGGCTGTTTTTTAGTCAAATTGAGGCGAAAGAATATCGTAGTATTGTTACTTTCGGCAGTACAGTATTGGAATTTACGTGCTGTGAAGTGCCTAATGGGTATGTCTTCGTGTTTGTTGATATCTCTAGCGACCCACTGGCTAACAGTGATATGGATTTTGTTGAGCAAGCACTTAATTCATCTGATATTGGTGTATGGTGTTACGACCATGAAACAAAAGAGTTTAACTGCACTAAAACCTTCAAAAGGCTTTTAGAAATCCCTTTAGACTCGATTGTCTCCCTTAAAGACCTTCTACAGTTAGTTCACGCTGACGACAAAGAGTTATTCCCTTTATTTTTTGAAAATCATTTGCACTTTCAGATCCCACTACAGTTTGAATTTAGATCTAACACACGTGAAGAGAAATGGTTTTCATTAAAAGGGGAATATATAAACAATGATCAAATTAGAAGTATTGTAGGAACAATTGTAGATAGTTCGTACGAAAAAGAAATGGTAATCGCCTTAAATGAGGCGAATGAAAGTAAACAATTAGCGATTGAAGCAGGCAAAATTGGTACGTGGAATGGCATATTAGATAATCATGTATGGCGTTGGCAATGGGATAGCCAGGCTAATGATATTTTCAAAATGAATTCTGAAGATATAGGTAACCTAGAAAAGTGGATTAATTGTTTACACCCTGATGATAAAGATAAGGTAGTCAATGACTTAGAGAATAGTTTGCGTACAGGTGAAGAATTCATTAGCACGTATCGTAGCGTTCTTCATAATGGAGAGCTTGTTTATATATTTGCACAAGGACGGGTTGGAAAAGATGTACATGGTGAAAGCTATCGCATTGATGGTGTATGCATAGATCAGACAAAATTTTATAAAGCGCAATTGGATTTACAACAACTAAATGCTGATCTAGAAGAGCGGGTTGAACGCCGAACTAAAGACTTAAATATAGCGTTAGACAAAGCTCAGCGTGCCAGCGAAATTAAATCTAATTTTCTTGCGATGATGAGTCATGAACTTAGAACGCCACTGAATGGTATTATCGGTTCGTTAGATTTATTAGAAAATGCGAGACTAAACCATGAATGTTTAGATCTTGTCAAAACAGCATCAATATCTGCAAACAATTTAATTGCTATATTGAATGATGTTTTAGATATCAACAAAATTGAAGCTGGAAAACTAGAGATTGATCACGAATTGTTTGATGTTACAGAGGTCATTCATCAAGTAATCATAACCTTCGCCGCTAAGGCAAAAGAGAAAAATATTCGTTTAAGCGTTTTTGAATCTTCACTGCCGAAAAATCATTTCTTGGGAGATGATAATCGATTAAGGCAAATCCTCTTAAATTTAGTTGGCAATGCAATTAAATTTACTGGTAATAATGCAAAGAAAGAGAACTTCATCAACGTTGATGTGAGTTACAACACGATAAATGAATATCAAGTTGAGTGTATTATTTCAGTTACCGACTCAGGAATTGGAATCAAAGACGATGTGATCGATAAATTGTTTACGCCTTTTACACAAGCTGAAAAGTCAACAACCCGACAATTTGGCGGCACCGGTCTAGGGTTATCAATTTGCGGCAAATTGATTGATTTAATGGGGGGAGAGATTAATGTTTCAAGCGAGTTTGGATTAGGGTCTGAGTTTAAATTAAAGATACCGTTTTGGGTTGACACAAATACAGAAGTTACCAAACCATGTACGCTGATGCAGCTTGTTAGTATTGGGGTTGGCACGTATGAAGAGCAATATTTTCAAAAATTACTCAATAGCACAGTAACATTATGTAATCAGATACTCATTGAAGAGCAGTCTCAGTTTGCAAATGTTATGACAAACATTAACACAATTTTCATAGTAAGCAATACGAGGCTTTTCAGTACGCTGATACAGCAATTGCCTAAATTCGTACGGTTCTTTATATATACATCCGAAAATAATCGAAATTCACTTGAAGCCGCCGCCCCGCATTTATTAATACATACAACTCAACCAATGACGTCATATGCGCTAAAACAAGTTTTATTTGAATCGATAGACGATGACGAAATTGACGATGAGTTAGACCTTGAAATCGAGACTTTTGATGCGCCATTAGTATCAGATGTAAATCACGATATCCTGCTTGTAGAAGATAATCCATTCAATCAAAAGCTGTTACGAAAGCAACTTCAGGCAATCGGGCTCGAGTGTGATATTGCAGACAACGGTGAGCGCGGTTATCAATCTTGGAAGAAAAATAGATATAAGTTAATTTTAACTGACTGTCATATGCCTGATGTAGATGGATACGAGATGACTAAACTGATTCGTATGGAAGAAACACAATTAGGTGTAAAGGCGGTGCCAATAATTGCTGTGACTGGCGCAACAATGAATGATGATGTGGCGTATTGCAAGTCTATTGGTATGGATGACTTTTTGAGTAAACCCGTTAAATTGAAGGACATTCAAACGATTGTGGAGAAATGGTATGGATGA
- the gloB gene encoding hydroxyacylglutathione hydrolase: protein MVQVIPIPAFNDNYIWALVNQDSKQLYVVDPGDAEPVLAFCREHSLSLTGILITHHHWDHTNGVEKLVKKFSGLPVYGPSNSPFDGITHKLEDDAVITLDELQLTLAIMHVPGHTLDHIAYYNENMIFCGDTLFNGGCGRLFEGTPTQMLTSLLRIAALPDSTQVYCTHEYTRANLDFAAYIEPDNHTLAAYRDELAKHSDISLPTTIEEQKAINPFLRTHEHNVRTSVLAKNSVTEINDVSVFTALRELKDNY, encoded by the coding sequence TTGGTACAAGTAATTCCCATTCCCGCGTTTAACGACAATTACATTTGGGCATTGGTTAATCAAGACAGTAAACAGCTTTATGTGGTTGACCCAGGTGACGCGGAACCCGTTTTAGCGTTCTGCCGCGAGCACTCATTGTCGCTAACAGGTATCTTAATTACCCATCATCATTGGGATCACACTAATGGGGTTGAAAAGCTGGTTAAGAAGTTTAGTGGTTTACCCGTTTATGGCCCGAGCAACAGCCCTTTTGACGGTATTACCCATAAACTTGAAGATGACGCTGTTATAACACTGGATGAATTACAACTAACATTAGCAATTATGCATGTGCCAGGACATACCCTTGATCATATTGCCTATTATAATGAAAACATGATTTTTTGTGGCGATACACTTTTTAATGGTGGATGTGGTCGATTATTTGAAGGCACGCCAACACAAATGCTCACATCGCTTTTACGTATAGCAGCCCTGCCCGATTCAACACAGGTTTATTGCACCCATGAATATACGCGTGCCAACCTAGATTTTGCTGCATATATCGAGCCAGACAATCATACGCTTGCTGCCTATCGCGATGAACTTGCCAAACATAGTGATATTTCCTTGCCTACCACAATAGAAGAGCAAAAGGCGATAAACCCATTTTTACGCACACATGAACATAATGTAAGAACTAGTGTGTTAGCTAAAAATTCAGTTACCGAAATAAACGATGTCAGTGTTTTTACCGCCTTAAGGGAACTAAAGGACAATTATTAA
- a CDS encoding LysM peptidoglycan-binding domain-containing protein, translating into MTYKQIIALSASVWLVGCQTTNQSQSENTAEPNYKVASSQDVYDALTVLALAEEEQEVIEQIPEFDDVWQRIRYQLSIPVPQNRAVVAERNYYAKHQKYLDRIATRGTPYLHYIVEEVEKRQIPIEIALLPIVESAFDPFGYSHRSASGIWQFMPATGERFGLKQNWWYDGRRDITESTRAALEYLTYLHKTLDGDWLNAIAAYNSGEGRVLRAIKKNRKKQLPTDFWSLDLPRETTQYVPKLLALSDLLARSDEFKVTWKKIDNKPAVELVNTGGQIDLAKAAEMADIPVTEMYKLNPAFNRWATDPTGPHKLLVPADKAYGFKAQLAKMDAKDRIRWQQYTVKSGDSLSKIAKQFDTSTTSIKTLNKLSNNTIRVGQQLFVPLSNGQIDNNLLSGPMRIAANNKANRKTTHTVVSGDSLWKIGRKYKVSTKDLMKWNNLRKNATLRLGQQLTVYQKTSSTLAGNVTERTITYKVRKGDSLARIAGLYKVSVSDIMKWNSIAKNEYIQPGQKLKLKVDVKTG; encoded by the coding sequence ATGACTTATAAGCAAATAATTGCCCTAAGCGCCAGTGTGTGGCTTGTGGGCTGTCAAACGACAAATCAATCTCAATCAGAAAATACGGCAGAGCCAAACTATAAAGTTGCCAGCTCACAAGACGTATATGATGCATTAACAGTGCTTGCACTTGCAGAAGAAGAGCAAGAAGTCATTGAACAAATCCCTGAATTTGACGATGTGTGGCAACGTATTCGCTATCAGCTTTCGATTCCTGTGCCGCAAAATCGCGCCGTAGTTGCCGAGCGTAACTACTACGCAAAGCACCAAAAATATTTAGATCGTATCGCCACACGTGGTACTCCCTACCTTCACTATATTGTGGAAGAGGTAGAAAAGCGTCAGATCCCTATTGAAATTGCGCTATTGCCTATTGTTGAAAGCGCATTTGACCCATTTGGCTATTCGCACCGCAGTGCTTCTGGTATTTGGCAGTTTATGCCAGCCACAGGAGAGCGTTTCGGTCTAAAGCAGAATTGGTGGTACGACGGTCGTCGCGATATTACCGAGTCTACTCGCGCTGCACTTGAGTATTTAACGTATTTACACAAAACACTTGATGGTGATTGGCTAAATGCAATCGCTGCATATAACTCAGGTGAAGGTCGAGTATTACGTGCGATTAAAAAGAACCGTAAAAAGCAGTTACCAACTGATTTTTGGTCGCTTGATTTACCGCGAGAAACAACCCAATACGTGCCTAAACTGCTAGCGCTATCAGACTTACTTGCGCGCTCAGACGAGTTTAAAGTAACGTGGAAAAAAATAGATAATAAGCCTGCTGTTGAGTTGGTTAATACTGGCGGTCAGATTGACTTAGCAAAAGCCGCTGAAATGGCCGACATTCCAGTGACTGAAATGTATAAGTTAAACCCCGCATTTAACCGTTGGGCAACCGATCCAACCGGTCCGCATAAGCTACTTGTACCAGCAGATAAAGCTTATGGCTTCAAAGCACAACTTGCCAAAATGGATGCTAAAGACCGCATTCGTTGGCAGCAATACACAGTAAAATCAGGTGATAGCCTATCAAAAATCGCCAAGCAATTTGATACCAGCACGACTAGCATCAAAACGCTAAACAAGTTGAGTAACAACACTATTCGCGTTGGTCAACAGCTGTTTGTGCCATTAAGTAATGGCCAAATAGACAATAACTTATTAAGCGGTCCAATGCGTATTGCAGCTAACAACAAAGCAAACCGCAAAACTACGCATACCGTCGTTAGTGGCGATAGTCTGTGGAAAATTGGTCGTAAATATAAAGTATCAACCAAAGACTTAATGAAGTGGAATAACTTACGCAAAAATGCGACCTTGCGTCTTGGCCAGCAGTTAACGGTTTATCAAAAAACCAGTTCAACCTTAGCGGGTAATGTGACTGAACGCACCATCACCTATAAAGTGCGCAAAGGTGATTCGTTAGCGCGCATTGCGGGTTTGTATAAAGTGTCAGTATCGGACATTATGAAATGGAATAGCATTGCCAAGAATGAATACATTCAACCTGGACAAAAGCTAAAACTAAAAGTGGATGTAAAAACAGGGTAA
- the queC gene encoding 7-cyano-7-deazaguanine synthase QueC → MSQKVVVIYSGGMDSYTVLNKAIRQGYEVYALSFDYGQRHVKELKVAADVCAELNISHKVVDISAINQLIGGSSLTDDIDVPEGHYEEESMKSTVVPNRNMILLSLAVGYAVSLKANKVFYGAHSGDHAIYPDCRPEFVQKMDDVCRIANYEEIEIVSPYLNNTKIEILTDGLNMGLDYSKTWTCYNGREKACGKCGACQERLEAFELNQASDPLPYEAN, encoded by the coding sequence ATGTCGCAAAAAGTTGTTGTAATTTACTCTGGTGGAATGGATTCATATACCGTTTTAAATAAAGCCATTCGCCAAGGTTATGAAGTGTATGCACTTTCGTTTGATTACGGCCAGCGTCATGTTAAAGAATTAAAAGTTGCAGCAGACGTATGTGCGGAATTAAACATTTCTCATAAAGTTGTTGATATCTCAGCAATCAACCAATTAATTGGTGGCTCATCGCTGACTGACGATATTGACGTACCGGAAGGTCACTACGAAGAAGAAAGCATGAAATCAACTGTGGTACCAAACCGCAATATGATTTTATTATCACTTGCTGTTGGCTATGCAGTTTCACTTAAAGCCAACAAGGTATTTTACGGCGCTCACTCAGGCGACCATGCAATTTATCCAGACTGCCGCCCTGAATTCGTACAAAAAATGGATGATGTGTGCCGCATCGCTAACTACGAAGAAATTGAAATAGTTAGCCCATACTTAAATAATACTAAAATTGAGATTTTAACCGACGGTTTAAATATGGGCCTCGATTACAGTAAGACATGGACTTGCTACAACGGTCGAGAAAAAGCCTGCGGTAAATGCGGCGCTTGCCAAGAGCGTTTAGAAGCGTTTGAGCTAAACCAGGCAAGCGATCCGCTACCATATGAAGCAAATTAA
- a CDS encoding response regulator, whose protein sequence is MTVTSEGRLANRHPDIVLITHCEEEVHGVNEIIREQFDSFRCIVKDDAVIETINQLKPKVVLFALATVKENITLYTLMIKSQVLNENHYSVLLCNNKESILAFGCCLRNLFNSYFTHQPLYERFRLKLIVFEGLTRCEVEQTFYDELVSVVKNQDSDLNELIELGLSYKKNVLDKLDTSKLEVERIKNEVSKEEQGELKQLLLDKIQTEHLQPLLSSLESVISDNLTTMLAKMMSAHANLQSAEVTQNNNPAQALEQFDINEQDEKRILVVEDNHIYREMISDVLSKEGFIIHQVDDGLNAVKKIKTDRYDLILMDLFMPHLNGLKTTKHMRQVGKNKKTPVIALSGNKNKEIVKKWASHGLAGYIVKPSTKAEILTVIKRVLD, encoded by the coding sequence ATGACAGTGACATCTGAAGGAAGACTCGCAAACCGGCATCCTGACATTGTATTGATCACCCATTGTGAAGAGGAAGTTCACGGTGTAAATGAAATCATAAGAGAACAATTTGATAGCTTTCGATGTATTGTGAAAGACGATGCAGTCATTGAAACGATAAATCAGCTTAAGCCAAAAGTGGTTCTATTCGCGCTTGCAACGGTTAAAGAAAATATCACTTTGTACACGTTGATGATTAAAAGCCAAGTTTTAAATGAAAACCACTACAGCGTACTGTTGTGTAACAATAAAGAGTCGATACTTGCATTTGGTTGCTGTTTAAGGAATTTGTTTAATAGTTACTTCACTCATCAACCGCTTTATGAGCGCTTTCGGCTAAAGTTGATCGTATTCGAAGGACTCACTCGTTGTGAGGTTGAACAAACATTTTATGATGAGCTTGTAAGTGTGGTTAAAAACCAAGATAGCGACTTAAATGAACTAATAGAGTTAGGGCTAAGTTATAAAAAAAATGTTCTTGATAAACTCGATACGAGTAAGTTGGAAGTAGAACGAATAAAGAATGAAGTTAGCAAAGAAGAGCAAGGAGAGTTAAAGCAACTACTTTTAGACAAGATCCAAACTGAACATTTACAACCATTACTGTCTTCACTTGAATCGGTGATATCAGACAATTTAACGACTATGTTGGCTAAAATGATGTCAGCACATGCAAACCTACAAAGTGCGGAAGTAACGCAAAATAATAATCCAGCACAAGCCTTGGAACAGTTTGATATTAATGAACAAGATGAAAAGCGCATATTAGTTGTAGAAGACAACCATATTTATCGCGAAATGATTAGCGACGTTTTGTCTAAAGAAGGTTTTATAATTCATCAAGTAGATGATGGACTGAATGCTGTAAAAAAAATAAAGACTGATCGTTATGACCTTATTTTAATGGATTTGTTTATGCCGCATTTAAATGGTCTCAAAACAACGAAACATATGCGACAAGTTGGCAAGAACAAAAAAACACCGGTAATTGCACTATCAGGCAATAAAAACAAAGAAATAGTAAAAAAATGGGCGAGCCATGGCTTAGCTGGGTATATCGTAAAACCTTCAACTAAAGCTGAAATACTAACAGTTATAAAACGGGTACTGGATTAA
- the secG gene encoding preprotein translocase subunit SecG has translation MYEILLVVYLIVALALIGFVLIQQGKGADMGSSFGAGASGTVFGSSGAGNFMTKTTTTLATVFFILSIVLGNLTAGQIKQTDEWSDLSSDAPAATTVVAEPKDKDVPASQDKSNDVPN, from the coding sequence ATGTACGAAATTTTATTAGTAGTTTATCTTATCGTCGCACTTGCTTTAATTGGATTTGTATTAATCCAGCAAGGAAAAGGTGCTGATATGGGTTCATCATTTGGTGCTGGTGCGTCTGGAACCGTTTTCGGTTCAAGCGGTGCTGGTAACTTTATGACAAAAACAACAACCACGTTAGCAACAGTGTTTTTTATTTTAAGCATTGTGTTAGGTAACTTAACAGCAGGTCAGATTAAACAAACTGACGAGTGGTCAGATTTATCATCAGACGCTCCTGCTGCAACGACAGTTGTTGCTGAACCAAAAGATAAAGACGTACCTGCTTCACAAGACAAAAGCAACGACGTTCCAAACTAA